The following DNA comes from Mesorhizobium sp. B2-1-8.
CCGTTTCGACAAGATCGACGCGGTGTTCGCCATCAACGATCCGACGGCGATTGGCGCCGAACTCGCCGCCAAGCAGCTCAACCGTTCCGAGTTCGTCTTCACAGCGGTCGATGGCGCGCCCGATATCGAGAAGGAACTGGCGTCCGGCAAATCGATGATCAAGGCCTCGGCCTCGCAGGATCCTTACGTGATGGCCGGCCAGTCGCTGACCATGGCGGCCGACCTGCTGGCCGGCAAGAAGCCTCAGGAGGCCACGGTGCTGCTCGACCCGAAGCTGATCACTGCCGAGAACCTGAAGGATTACAAGGGCTGGACCGCGGCCCGCTAAGCCTCCCAAGGCTGGTGCGGCCGGGGCGATCCCGGCCGCACCTCTCTTCCACCTCAATACCCGGGGACGATCATGTCGCGCATCGGAATCCATTCTTTCGTCTGGTCGGCAAGCTCGGCGCAGGACGAGCTCGAACGTACGCTGGCCAATACCAAGGAGGCCGGTTTCGACCTGATCGAATTCTCCTATCTCGACCCCGCCAATGTCGATATCGGCAGGCTTGCCAAACGCATCGCCAGTCTTGATCTCGGGGTTGCGATCAGCATCGGATTGCCTGGAGAGGGCGACATTTCGAGCGCCGACAAGACGATCGCCGCGCGCGGCGTCGAGATCCTCAACGACACCATCGCGCTGACGCGCGACCTTGGCGGCCGCAAGGTCGCCGGCATTCTTTCGACCAGCCATGGCCTGGAGGTCGAGGCGCCGACACGCGATCAATGGAACCGCAGCGCGGCAACGCTGGCCAAGGTCGCCGAGACGGCCAAGGCCGCCGGCGTCACGCTCAACCTCGAAATCGTCAACCGCTTCGAGAGCAACCTGCTCAACACCGCCGCGCAGGGCCTGGCGTTCATCGAGGACACCGGGTCGGACAACATCTTCCTGCATCTCGACACCTTCCACATGAACATCGAGGAGGCCGATGTCGGGCTCGCCATCCGCCACGCGGCGGCCAAGATCGGCTATGTCCATATCGGCGAGAGCCATCGCGGCTTCCTCGGCACCGGCAATATCGACTTCGCAGCGATATTCGATGCGCTGACCGCAATCGGCTATGCCGACGATCTCAGCTTCGAATCTTTCTCCTCGGAGATCGTCGACGAGAACCTGTCGAAGAAGACCGCCATTTGGCGCAATCTATGGACCGACAACATGGCGCTCGCCAGGCACGCGCGCGCCTTCATCGGTCTCGGGCTGGAGACGGCGCAGCGCAAGGCGGAGCTGGTCTCGGCGCGACATAAGCCGTAGCAACTCCAGGTCGGCGCGGGCAGTGGACGGGTCCTGTCCGGATGCGCGGCCGCGCCTGTTTCGCATGGCATGGCATTGCTCCCGTCATGTGCATCGGCTATCCGACCTCGAACATATCAAGCGAACGGAGCCCGGCATGACGAACAGAACCATCCTCAAATTCGGTCCCGTCGAGCACGCGGAAGCCGGCGATCTGCCCGGCTGGATCGTGGTCGAGGGCCAACCGACCATGCAGACCGCCGTCCAGCACACGACCGCGGACGGCAAGGTGATATCGGGCACCTGGCGCGCGTCGCCTGGCACCTATCACGCGACCTACACCGACTATGAGTTCGTGCACATGACCGCCGGCCGCATCATCATCACGCCCGACGGCGGCACGCCGGTCGAAGTCGGCCCCGGAGACGCCTTCGTGGTGGAAGCCGATTTCAAGGGCACCTGGAAGATCATCGAGCCGGTGACCAAGCATTTTGTCGTCCGGGTCGGCTGAGCCGGCCTGGTCGCACTTGAAGCATGAAAAATCCCGCCATGGTTCGCCATGGCGGGTGACCACGGCCAGCTTCGCGCACATTGCGGCACAGCTGCCCGCCCCACTGCTGCGATCAACCTGCTCGTCATCGAACGGTTTGTTCTCCGCATGCATCTCCGCACCTGACGGCTCTGCCGCTTCAGGTTGTGGAACATTCAGCTGGAGCCGGCCTTCTTACCTCGCATTGTCTTTCAGGGATGCAATGCAATCGCGCAAGCCTCGGTAGGCCTCGTCAAGGATTGGCATGGTGATCCCGACAGGAATCGAACCTGTGACCTACAGATTAGGAATCTGCCGCTCTATCCTACTGAGCTACGGGACCACGCGGCCCGACACATAGCCGCTTCGGACCGTTTCGCCAAGAGGCTGGCCGAACGCAATTCGTCCCGGCCTTTACATGACCGGCATCAGGCGGCCAGCGCCGTCTCCGCCAGTTTCACCCAGTAGCTCATGCCGTGCGGGATGGCTTCGTCGTTGAAGTCATAGGCCGGGTTGTGGAGACCGGCGGTCTCGCCATTGCCGATGAAGATGAACGCGCCGGGCCGGGCTTCCAGCATATAGGAGAAATCCTCGCCGCCCATCACCGGCTGGATCGCGCGGTGCACCTGGGCATCGCCCGCCACGTCGGCGGCGACATCGCTGGCGAAGACCGTCTCATCCGCATGATTGAACGTCACCGGGTAGTTCGCGTCGTAATCGACTTCGATCGTCGCGCCATAGGCGGTGGCCAGCCCCGCGCAGATCGCGCGGATCCGCTCTTCCGATTTCTTGGCCACTTCCTTCTTCAGCGTGCGCACGGTACCGGCGATCTCGGCCGATTCAGGGATGATGTTGTAGGCGTCGCCCGCGTGGAACTTGGTCACCGACACCACCACGGCCTCGACCGGGTCGGTGCTGCGCGAGGCGATCGTCTGCAAGGCGCCGACCAACTGGCTGGCGATGACGATCGGGTCGATCGTGCCGTGCGGCATCGCCGCATGGCCGCCCTTGCCTTTCACCGTGATGGTGAATTCGGCCGTCGCCGCCATGATCGGGCCCGGACGGATGGCGAACTGGCCGACCGGCAGGCCCGGCATGTTGTGCATGCCGAACACTTTCGCGATATCGAAGCGCTCCATCATGCCGTCCTTGACCATCTCGTTGCCGCCGCCGCCACCTTCTTCCGCCGGCTGGAAGATCACCGCCACGGAGCCGGCGAAATTGCGCGTCTCGGCGAGATATTTCGCCGCACCGAGCAGCATCGCGGTGTGGCCATCATGGCCGCAGGCATGCATCTTGCCCGGAACGGTCGACGCATAGGGCTTGCCGGTGATCTCCCTGAGCGGCAGTGCATCCATGTCGGCGCGCAACCCGATTGTGGGGCCTTCCCCCTGGCGGCCGCGGATGATGCCGACGACGCCTGTCTTGCCGAGTCCGGTCACCACATCGTCGCAGCCAAACTCCTTCAGCTTTTCGGTGACGAAGGCCGCCGTCTTGAAGACATCGAAGTTCAGTTCTGGCGTCTGGTGCAGATGCTGTCGCCAGCCGGCGACTTCGTCCTGCATTTCGGCGGCGCGGTTCAGGATTGGCATGATGTTTCCATTTCGTTGTTGGTGCAGCCGGCTTCAGCCCGGTGTTTTGCAATTATGCCCGGTGCTTTGCAATTGTGCCCAGTGCTTGCAAATGTGATTGTCAGGCGCTTTGCCATGTTGGCGTCACATAGGGTAAATAGCACCGCAATAATGCGGTCCGGTTTTTGAGGGTCGGATCCTTATGCTGGCGGTCACGTAACGAAATCTTACGGAGCCAGGGGCAATCAGGGCAAGAGGCGATTTCGGATTCGATCATGCGGCACAGGCATTTCCTCAAACTATTCCCGGCTGGCGCAATCATGCTGTCGGCCCTGGCTGGGCCGGCGCTGGCCAATCCGGTGGTGGTCTTCGACCTCAAGAGCGGCCAGATCCTGCAGCATCAGGATGCGTTCAAGCGCTGGTACCCGGCCTCGCTCAGCAAGCTGATGACCGCCTATGTGACCTTCCGCGCGATCGCGGCCGGGGAAGTCCAGCTCGATTCGCCGATCAAGGTGACCAAACACTCCGCCGGCGAACCGCCGAGCAAGATGGGCTTCAAGCCGGGCTCGGTGATGCGGCTCGACAATGCGCTGAAGATGATGCTGGTCAAATCGGCCAACGACATCGCCATGGCGGTCGGCGAGAATGTCGGCGGTTCGCAGGCAGCCTTCGCCGAAAGGATGAATGCCGAGGCGGCCCGGCTCGGCATGAACGGCACCCATTTCGTCAACCCGAACGGCCTTTACTCGCCCGACCAGTACACGACGGCGCGCGACCTCTCGATCCTGGTGATGGCGATCCGTCGCGAATTCCCGCAATATGCGCCGTGGTTCTCGATCGAGGGGCTCGCGGTCGGCAAGAAGGCCATTCCGAACTACAATCTCTTGATTGGCCGCTATCCCGGCGCCGACGGCATGAAGACCGGCTTTGTCTGCCCGTCCGGCTTCAACATGATCGGTTCGGCGACACGCAACGGGCGCACGCTGGTGGCGGTCGTGCTCGGCGAGAAGTCGGCGGTCAGCCGTGCCGAAGCCGCGGCGAAACTGCTCGATGAGGGCTTTGGCGCGCCTGCCGCCGGGTCGGCCACCGTCACCACGCTCGCCCCCTACGGCGATCTTGTCTCGCCCAACGACATGCATGACGAGGTTTGCAAGAAGAAGACGAAGGCGGAGCAGTCCGAGGCGCCGCCGGCCGCCGCCGCCAAGGACGCGCCGAAATCCCCTTATCGGGAGAAGCTTGACCATGTGCCGACGCTGGTTGCCGTCGGCCTCGGCGGGGCCACCGGTCCGGCGCCGAAAGCGATCCTCGAGGAGGGCGCGCAGGAATATGCCGACGTGCCGATCCCGACCTGGCGGCCCGACAAGCCTGTACCGGCCGGCACCGGCCCGAAAGTCGCGGGTGCCGCCGCGCAAGGCGACCAGCCGGCCAAGGTCGCGAATTAACCCGATGGGTGGTTTCCCGATTCCCGTCTCGGTGCTGACCGGCTTCCTCGGGGCCGGCAAGACGACATTGCTCAACCGGCTCCTGAAGGATCCGGCGCTGGCCGATACCGCGGTCATCATCAACGAGTATGGCGAGGTGGCGATCGACCATCTGTTGGTCGAGCAGGCTTCCGACGGCATCATCCAGCTTTCCGACGGCTGCCTGTGTTGCACGGTGCGCGGCGAACTGGTCGACACGCTGGCCGACCTTGTCGACCGGCTGCAGACCGGCCGCATCGCCCGGCTTGCCCGCGTCATCGTCGAGACCACGGGACTGGCCGACCCGGCGCCGGTGCTGCAGTCGATCATGACCCATCCGGCGCTGGTCCAGGCATTTCGGCTCGACGGCGTCATCACCCTGGTCGATGCTGTCAACGGTGGTGCGACGCTCGATGCGCATGTCGAGGCGGTCAAGCAGGTCGCGGTGGCCGACCGCATCGTGCTCTCCAAGGCCGACCTGGTCACCGATCGCGGCAACCTCGAAACGCTGCGGGCGCGCTTGCGGCAGATCAATCCCGGGGCTCAGCTGCTCGATGTCGTGGAGACGAAAACCGGGGTGGCGGCACTGTTCGACTGCGGCCTCTACAATCCGGCGACCAAGTCCGCCGACGTGCGGCGTTGGCTCGGCGAAGAGGCGGCGAATGACCACGACCATCATGACCATGAGGGGCACGGGCATGACCACGGGGGGCACGAGCATGGCCATGTCCATCGCCACGATCAGCGCGTAAAAACCCATTCGTTGGTGCATGACGGGCCGGTGCCGTTTTCAGCCATCGAGATGTTCCTCGATCTCCTGCGCTCGACCCATGGCGAGCACCTGCTGCGGATGAAGGGCGTCATCGAACTACAGGAGGACCCGTCGCGGCCGCTGGTCGTGCATGGCGTGCAGAAGATCCTGCATCCGCCGGCGCGATTGCCATCCTGGCCGGACAGCCAGCGCGGCACGCGTCTGGTACTGATTACGCTCGACATGCCGGAAGACTATGTACGCCGGCTGTTCGCCGCCTTCACCAACCGGCCGTCGGTCGACACGCCTGACCGCGCGGCGCTGGAAAACAATCCGCTGGCGATCGCTGGGCGTTAAATTCTACGACTGCTGTTCGCCGCGTTCGACCAGAAAGCGATGGCCACCGGACATCGCCGCCGTCTCGATCAATTGGTGACCGCTGTCGGCGCAGAACGCCGGAATGTCGATGACGGCCAGCGGATCGGTCGTCTCCAGCCAGAGCCTGCTGCCGGGCTGCATCCCGGCTAGGCGCTTTTTCGCCTTCAGCACGGGCAAGGGGCAGTTCAGCCCTTTCAGGTCATAGACGGCGGCCAACTCAGCCGCCGAACATGCCGAGCAGCTTGTTCTTCAGCTTCGTCACCCGGCTCTCGTCGGCACTCGCGGCCTGTGTCTCGGCCACGGGTGCCGCCTCGGCGGGGGCGGCGATGGTCGCGGTGGCGACAGGAGCTTCCTTGGCGGCCTTGGCCGCAATCTTGGCGGTCTTGGCCGCTTCCTTTTCGGCCAGCGCTTGGGCCTTGGCGGCTTGCTTTTCTGCCAGTGCCTGTGCCTTGGCCTGCTTGGCGGCCTCGATCGCCGCCAGCCTCTGCTCCTCGGCCTTCTGCTTGGCGGCCTTTTCGGCGTCGAGCGCGGCCATCTTGCGGCCGGCTGGCGAATCGATGCGGCCCATGCGCGCCGTCTCGGTCACCGAACCGTCGGTGTTGAGCGACGGCGGATCGATCGGCACGCGCTCGCCACGAGCCCGGCGCTTGGACCAGTCGGAGACGATGCTGGCTTCCTTGATGCCGGCAATCGTCGGCTTGGGTGGCGGCACGCTGGCCTTGAGCGCACTGTTGAAGGCCGCGTCATAGGTGCTTTGATAGGCGTTGTAGGCGCTCTTCAGCGAATCCGGCTGGGTGGTCGCCGGGCAGGGGCCGGTCGGATTGAAGGTCTGCCCGTCGGCGGCCACCTGATTGAAGACGTAGCGCTTCTCGCAGACATCGACCTTCGGCGGCACCTTAGTGACCTCGAAATTGTCGTAGCCGACCTTGAGCATCTTCCAGAATTCGTAATTCGGGTCGTTGCGGTAGCGCGCCATATTGGCGGCGGTCATGCGGAACGGAAAAGCCTGGATCTGGAACTCGGTCTGGCCGCCCTGGAAGGCGTCACGGCCGAAGGCGTAGATCTGCTCGATCTGTGCGTCGGTCATCGAATAGCAGCCCGATGACGAGCAGGCGCCATGGACCATCAGATTCTGGCCGGTGCGGCCGTTGGCACGATCATAGGCGTTGGGAAAGCCGATGTTGAACGACAAATGGTAGTTCGAGCGCGGATTCATCTGCGACGGGCGCACCGTGTAAAAACCTTCCGGCGCCTGGCGGTCGCCCTCGGTGTATTTCGGCCCGAGCTTGCCCGACCATTTGCAGATGTCATAGCTCGCCACCATGTCGTAGCGGCCGTTGGTCTTGGCCTTCCAGATCTCGAGCTTGCCTTCTTCCTTGAAGATGCGCGCCATCACCGAGGAGGTGCGGACCATGCCCTTGGCCCTCATGTCGGCGAGGATCTTGTCCGGCAGCGGCTTGTTGGCTTCCGGGGCAAAGTCCTTCATCGACGAATCATTGCAGCCCGCGACGGCTATCGAGGCGGCAAGGACTCCAGTACGGGCAAGCTTGGCAAACATGGATAAGTCTATGTCTTTTCCCGGGCCAATGGCTTCGAAACGGCCAAACCCCGCATGCTGAACACTGACGGAACGTAAGCCCGTTAACCTTGAAAATTCCTTACCGCAAGGCGCGGCCGATCCATCACGGTGATTTCATTGAACCGAATGGGGCGGCATTTTTGTGGCGAAATTGCTCATCGCCGCCACATTGCTGCGGGCAGAGCGCTCCCGGCAACGTTGTTCCGCCGCCCAAGAGGCGTCAGAGGCTGCGGCCCATCGCCAGATATTTCTCGCGGCGCTGTTCGCGGAAATCGGTGTTGGCGCCGGCAAACTCCCTCATCGTCTTGGCGATGAGGTCGCCGGTCGCGGCAATCACCGTTTCGGGCGCGCGCTGGGCACCGCCCATCGGCTCGGGGATGATGGCGTCGATGATCTTTAGTTCCAGCAGATCCTGGGCGGTGATCTTCATGTTGGTCGCCGCGTCCTTGGAGCGCGTCGTGTCGCGCCACAGGATGGAGGCGGCGCCTTCAGGCGAAATCACCGAATAGATAGCGTGTTCGAGCATGTAGACGCGGTTGGCGGTGGCGATCGCGATGGCGCCGCCCGAACCGCCTTCGCCGATGACCACCGAGATCGACGGCACTTTCAGCCCAAGGCAAGCCGAGGTCGAGCGGGCGATGGCTTCGGCTTGGCCGCGCTCCTCGGCGCCGACGCCGGGATAGGCGCCGGCCGTGTCGACCAGCGTCAGCAGCGGGATCTTGAAACGATCGGCAAGCTCCATCAGCCGCACCGCCTTGCGATAGCCTTCGGGGCGCACGGAGCCGAAATTGTGCTTGAGGCGGCTCGCCGTGTCCGAGCCCTTTTCCTGGCCGAGAATTGCGATGGGTTCGCCGCGGAAACGGGCAAAACCGCCGACGATCGCCTGGTCCTCGCCGAAGTTGCGGTCGCCGGCGAGCGGCGTGAAGTCGCTGAACAGGCCTTTGATGTAGTCGACGCAGTGCGGCCGGTCGGAGTGGCGCGCCACCTGCACCTTCTGCCACGGCGTCAGCGCCTTGTAGAGTTCGCGCAGCGCATCGCGCGAGCGCTTCTCGAGCCTGGTGATCTCATCGGCGACATCGACCGCCTCGCCGTTCTCGGCAAGCTTCTTGAGCTCGAGGATCTTGAGCTCAAGATCCTGCACCGGCTTTTCGAAATCGAGGTAATTGTACATGCTTGGGCGGACCGATGCGTCGGAAGGCAATGACTGCGGAACCGTTGAAACCAAGGCTCCGGGCGGTGAAATGTCGTTCTCACATAGCGATATGAGGCCTAGTCGGCAAGCGGATGATGATCGTTGACCAGCCGCACCAGCCGCTCCTCCAGCACATGGGTGTAAATCTGCGTCGTCGATATGTCGGCATGGCCGAGCAGTTGCTGCACGGCCCTGAGATCGGCGCCGTTCTGCAGGAGATGGCTGGCGAAGGCATGGCGCAGCACGTGCGGCGAGATCTTGGCCGAGGCGATGCCGGCGCGCGCCGCCAGGCCTTTTAGATCGCGAGCAAAGACCTGGCGCGAGAGATAGCCGCTGTCGGATGTCGCCGGGAACAGGAACGGGCTGTCGGCGAAGGCAGGTAGCTTGGCCCGAGCGTCAAGCCAGCTCCGCATCGCCGCGCGCGCCTTGGCCGACAACGGCACCATGCGTTCCTTGTCGCCCTTGCCGCGCACCATGAAGAAACGGTCGTCGCGTTGCGCCACCGTCACCGGCAGACCGACCAGTTCGGAAACGCGCAGACCCGTTGCGTAGAGCACTTCGACCAGCGCATGCAGGCGCAACGCCGCCAGCCTGTCGGCGTGGCCGAGCCCGGCATCGCCGGCTTCGTGCGCGGCGCGGTCGATCAGCCGACCGGTTTCGGCCTCGCTCATCGTCTTGGGGAGCGGGCGGCCCTTTTTCGGGCTGTCCAGCGTCCCGGTCGGGTCGTCGCCGCGCAGGCCTTCGGCATAGAGGAACTTGAAGAATTGGCGGATCGCCGACAGTTTGCGCGCTTGTGACGCCGGCGCGAAGCCGCGCGCGGCGATGTCG
Coding sequences within:
- a CDS encoding CobW family GTP-binding protein — encoded protein: MGGFPIPVSVLTGFLGAGKTTLLNRLLKDPALADTAVIINEYGEVAIDHLLVEQASDGIIQLSDGCLCCTVRGELVDTLADLVDRLQTGRIARLARVIVETTGLADPAPVLQSIMTHPALVQAFRLDGVITLVDAVNGGATLDAHVEAVKQVAVADRIVLSKADLVTDRGNLETLRARLRQINPGAQLLDVVETKTGVAALFDCGLYNPATKSADVRRWLGEEAANDHDHHDHEGHGHDHGGHEHGHVHRHDQRVKTHSLVHDGPVPFSAIEMFLDLLRSTHGEHLLRMKGVIELQEDPSRPLVVHGVQKILHPPARLPSWPDSQRGTRLVLITLDMPEDYVRRLFAAFTNRPSVDTPDRAALENNPLAIAGR
- a CDS encoding M20 aminoacylase family protein, translating into MPILNRAAEMQDEVAGWRQHLHQTPELNFDVFKTAAFVTEKLKEFGCDDVVTGLGKTGVVGIIRGRQGEGPTIGLRADMDALPLREITGKPYASTVPGKMHACGHDGHTAMLLGAAKYLAETRNFAGSVAVIFQPAEEGGGGGNEMVKDGMMERFDIAKVFGMHNMPGLPVGQFAIRPGPIMAATAEFTITVKGKGGHAAMPHGTIDPIVIASQLVGALQTIASRSTDPVEAVVVSVTKFHAGDAYNIIPESAEIAGTVRTLKKEVAKKSEERIRAICAGLATAYGATIEVDYDANYPVTFNHADETVFASDVAADVAGDAQVHRAIQPVMGGEDFSYMLEARPGAFIFIGNGETAGLHNPAYDFNDEAIPHGMSYWVKLAETALAA
- a CDS encoding sugar phosphate isomerase/epimerase family protein, with the protein product MSRIGIHSFVWSASSAQDELERTLANTKEAGFDLIEFSYLDPANVDIGRLAKRIASLDLGVAISIGLPGEGDISSADKTIAARGVEILNDTIALTRDLGGRKVAGILSTSHGLEVEAPTRDQWNRSAATLAKVAETAKAAGVTLNLEIVNRFESNLLNTAAQGLAFIEDTGSDNIFLHLDTFHMNIEEADVGLAIRHAAAKIGYVHIGESHRGFLGTGNIDFAAIFDALTAIGYADDLSFESFSSEIVDENLSKKTAIWRNLWTDNMALARHARAFIGLGLETAQRKAELVSARHKP
- a CDS encoding sulfurtransferase TusA family protein, translating into MAAVYDLKGLNCPLPVLKAKKRLAGMQPGSRLWLETTDPLAVIDIPAFCADSGHQLIETAAMSGGHRFLVERGEQQS
- a CDS encoding acetyl-CoA carboxylase carboxyltransferase subunit alpha, yielding MYNYLDFEKPVQDLELKILELKKLAENGEAVDVADEITRLEKRSRDALRELYKALTPWQKVQVARHSDRPHCVDYIKGLFSDFTPLAGDRNFGEDQAIVGGFARFRGEPIAILGQEKGSDTASRLKHNFGSVRPEGYRKAVRLMELADRFKIPLLTLVDTAGAYPGVGAEERGQAEAIARSTSACLGLKVPSISVVIGEGGSGGAIAIATANRVYMLEHAIYSVISPEGAASILWRDTTRSKDAATNMKITAQDLLELKIIDAIIPEPMGGAQRAPETVIAATGDLIAKTMREFAGANTDFREQRREKYLAMGRSL
- a CDS encoding cupin domain-containing protein, which gives rise to MTNRTILKFGPVEHAEAGDLPGWIVVEGQPTMQTAVQHTTADGKVISGTWRASPGTYHATYTDYEFVHMTAGRIIITPDGGTPVEVGPGDAFVVEADFKGTWKIIEPVTKHFVVRVG
- a CDS encoding L,D-transpeptidase family protein is translated as MFAKLARTGVLAASIAVAGCNDSSMKDFAPEANKPLPDKILADMRAKGMVRTSSVMARIFKEEGKLEIWKAKTNGRYDMVASYDICKWSGKLGPKYTEGDRQAPEGFYTVRPSQMNPRSNYHLSFNIGFPNAYDRANGRTGQNLMVHGACSSSGCYSMTDAQIEQIYAFGRDAFQGGQTEFQIQAFPFRMTAANMARYRNDPNYEFWKMLKVGYDNFEVTKVPPKVDVCEKRYVFNQVAADGQTFNPTGPCPATTQPDSLKSAYNAYQSTYDAAFNSALKASVPPPKPTIAGIKEASIVSDWSKRRARGERVPIDPPSLNTDGSVTETARMGRIDSPAGRKMAALDAEKAAKQKAEEQRLAAIEAAKQAKAQALAEKQAAKAQALAEKEAAKTAKIAAKAAKEAPVATATIAAPAEAAPVAETQAASADESRVTKLKNKLLGMFGG
- a CDS encoding D-alanyl-D-alanine carboxypeptidase family protein; the protein is MRHRHFLKLFPAGAIMLSALAGPALANPVVVFDLKSGQILQHQDAFKRWYPASLSKLMTAYVTFRAIAAGEVQLDSPIKVTKHSAGEPPSKMGFKPGSVMRLDNALKMMLVKSANDIAMAVGENVGGSQAAFAERMNAEAARLGMNGTHFVNPNGLYSPDQYTTARDLSILVMAIRREFPQYAPWFSIEGLAVGKKAIPNYNLLIGRYPGADGMKTGFVCPSGFNMIGSATRNGRTLVAVVLGEKSAVSRAEAAAKLLDEGFGAPAAGSATVTTLAPYGDLVSPNDMHDEVCKKKTKAEQSEAPPAAAAKDAPKSPYREKLDHVPTLVAVGLGGATGPAPKAILEEGAQEYADVPIPTWRPDKPVPAGTGPKVAGAAAQGDQPAKVAN
- a CDS encoding site-specific tyrosine recombinase XerD; translation: MNSAARIEAFLEMMSAERGAAENTLSSYRRDLEDASDGIDGGLARAGAANIRAYLDDIAARGFAPASQARKLSAIRQFFKFLYAEGLRGDDPTGTLDSPKKGRPLPKTMSEAETGRLIDRAAHEAGDAGLGHADRLAALRLHALVEVLYATGLRVSELVGLPVTVAQRDDRFFMVRGKGDKERMVPLSAKARAAMRSWLDARAKLPAFADSPFLFPATSDSGYLSRQVFARDLKGLAARAGIASAKISPHVLRHAFASHLLQNGADLRAVQQLLGHADISTTQIYTHVLEERLVRLVNDHHPLAD